From Methylomonas sp. EFPC3, a single genomic window includes:
- a CDS encoding HD domain-containing phosphohydrolase: MKDSYKLLLVDDEPNNLKVLQQILKDRYELIFAINGEKALAAARDHRPDLILLDIMMPDMDGYQVCIHLKADAGTAKIPVIFVTAMGETENEAYGFDVGAVDYIQKPVSGPIVLRRVQTHLSLVRVEELDDLARAAIEMLGAAGHYNDPYTGDHIWRMAAYSAALARAAGWSPAQVEMIKLAAPTHDTGKIGIPHAILKAQSGLAGRDWDIMKTHSQIGYDILSKTDNPVFKMAAEIAHSHHERWDGAGYPAGLAGAAIPESARIVAIADVFDALSSKRPYKPAWPQETVLETMRSGAGSHFDPHLLELFMAIMPEILALKAQFAP; this comes from the coding sequence ATGAAAGACAGTTACAAACTGCTGCTGGTCGACGACGAACCGAACAATCTGAAGGTGTTGCAGCAAATCCTGAAAGACCGCTACGAGCTGATTTTCGCCATCAACGGCGAAAAAGCGCTGGCCGCAGCGCGCGACCACCGGCCGGACCTGATTCTGCTGGACATCATGATGCCGGACATGGACGGTTACCAGGTCTGCATCCACTTGAAAGCGGACGCCGGCACCGCGAAGATTCCGGTCATTTTCGTCACGGCGATGGGTGAAACCGAAAACGAGGCCTACGGTTTCGACGTGGGTGCGGTGGATTACATTCAAAAGCCGGTTTCCGGCCCGATCGTGCTGCGTCGGGTCCAAACCCACCTGTCGCTGGTCCGGGTCGAGGAACTGGATGACTTGGCCCGCGCCGCGATCGAAATGCTGGGCGCCGCCGGCCATTACAACGACCCTTACACCGGCGACCACATTTGGCGGATGGCGGCCTATTCGGCGGCGCTGGCCCGTGCTGCCGGCTGGAGCCCGGCGCAAGTGGAAATGATCAAGCTGGCCGCCCCGACCCACGACACCGGCAAGATTGGCATTCCGCACGCGATCTTGAAGGCGCAATCCGGTTTGGCCGGCCGCGATTGGGACATCATGAAAACGCATTCGCAAATCGGCTACGACATTCTGAGCAAGACCGACAATCCGGTATTCAAAATGGCCGCCGAAATCGCCCATTCCCACCACGAACGCTGGGACGGCGCCGGATATCCGGCCGGCTTGGCCGGTGCAGCCATCCCCGAATCGGCCCGCATCGTCGCAATTGCCGACGTGTTCGATGCCTTGAGCAGCAAACGGCCTTACAAACCAGCCTGGCCGCAGGAAACGGTCCTGGAAACGATGCGTAGCGGCGCAGGCAGCCATTTCGACCCGCATTTGCTGGAACTGTTCATGGCTATCATGCCGGAAATACTGGCATTGAAGGCGCAGTTCGCGCCTTGA